One window from the genome of Brachyspira sp. SAP_772 encodes:
- a CDS encoding peptidylprolyl isomerase, with protein sequence MKKKILLILSVFIFYSNFLFNDVVNSIVGVVGSMPITYEDFVSRKSFLSLQARSIGKKINDDMVYKDLVEERIMYLKLQEYNYVIEENDVSRRLENIASQYNLTLDQFAKQLKAEGISYEEYRNSIKKQIAMENLSGLVVNNTEITDAEADEYYNNSKDKTAFEVDTLVKLSWIFFKATTFTEKGEKQELADRVRVMAVRGNDFAELAKKYSDDEKTKNYGGDLGYNLLYDAGKRSLPAQVNAGLNLAKRGYKVGTVSSVRELVGKGFYIVKIVEIQKDMDSIRTRVKNYLSEIRMRDSFVKWLDDETKRVTIKLYK encoded by the coding sequence TTGAAAAAAAAGATTTTACTTATTTTATCTGTATTCATTTTTTACAGTAATTTTTTATTTAATGATGTGGTTAATAGTATAGTTGGAGTTGTGGGTTCAATGCCTATTACTTATGAGGATTTTGTAAGTAGGAAATCTTTTTTATCTCTGCAAGCTAGGTCTATTGGTAAAAAAATCAATGATGATATGGTTTATAAGGATTTAGTTGAAGAGAGAATAATGTATTTGAAACTTCAAGAATATAATTATGTAATAGAAGAAAATGATGTAAGCAGGCGTCTTGAAAATATTGCTAGTCAGTATAATCTTACTTTAGATCAATTTGCTAAGCAATTAAAAGCAGAAGGTATATCCTATGAAGAATACCGCAATTCTATCAAAAAACAAATAGCTATGGAGAATTTAAGCGGCCTTGTTGTTAATAATACAGAAATTACCGATGCTGAGGCAGATGAGTATTATAATAACAGTAAAGATAAAACAGCTTTTGAGGTGGATACTTTAGTAAAACTTTCTTGGATATTTTTCAAAGCTACAACATTTACAGAAAAAGGTGAAAAACAGGAGTTAGCTGACAGAGTGCGTGTTATGGCAGTAAGAGGCAATGATTTTGCTGAGTTGGCTAAAAAATATAGTGATGATGAAAAAACAAAGAATTATGGCGGAGATTTGGGTTATAATCTTTTATATGATGCTGGAAAACGTTCACTGCCTGCACAGGTAAATGCAGGACTTAATTTGGCAAAAAGAGGGTATAAGGTAGGAACTGTTAGCTCAGTGCGTGAGTTAGTTGGTAAGGGCTTTTATATAGTAAAAATAGTAGAAATACAAAAAGATATGGACAGCATTCGCACAAGAGTAAAAAACTATCTAAGTGAGATTCGTATGAGAGACTCTTTTGTAAAATGGCTCGATGATGAAACTAAAAGAGTTACTATAAAGTTATATAAATAG